One Spinacia oleracea cultivar Varoflay chromosome 4, BTI_SOV_V1, whole genome shotgun sequence DNA segment encodes these proteins:
- the LOC110782672 gene encoding F-box/LRR-repeat MAX2 homolog A, whose product MSTTIHHLPDALLTNILALLSDVRSRNSASLVTHKWRSLERLTRTHLTLRGNIRDLLYHLPTCFTSVTHLDLSLLSPWGLSLASPIADDALILNDDPAFLLAHRLRIAFPLVYSLTLYSRSPSTLSLLSPFFPSLSIIKLVRWHQRPNHTPLGSDFFALFQNCGLLKSIDLSCFYYWTEDLTPALDAHPNIGRNLIELNLLNFSLSEGFKSQEVIEITKACPNLRDFRVGCVFDPRYIGFIGDDAISAIPLNCPGLKVLHLVDIAQGDRDIDEDGFSSEDAGLSLQSLVGFFSGLRLIEELVLDVWRNVRGSWACLEALASRCPNLRSLELGCFHGICKAIESHLDGIALCQGLESLSIKNSADLTDFGLIAIGRGCSKLARFEVHGCRRITMRGLRTMVCLLSKTLVEVKISSCKYLDAPASLKTVEPIRDRIKSLHIDCVWDGEKPEYKDDDDDDDDDGIEEESRVNKRCRFSQGNTSNGYPFKTWERLEFLSLCIGVGELLTPLPDAGLDDCPNLREIHIKVDGDCRERLKPSQGTFGISSLCRYPMLSKMKLDCGDTIGYALTAPSGHMDLSLWERWFLNGIKSLMLNELDYWPPQDREVNQRSLSLPAAGLLQQCDTLRKLFIHGTTHEHFMMFLLRIPNLRDVQLRGDYYPAPENDMSTEMRVDSCCRFENRLNARQIPD is encoded by the coding sequence ATGTCCACCACAATCCACCACCTTCCCGACGCTCTCCTCACCAACATCCTCGCCCTCCTCTCCGACGTCCGCAGCCGCAACTCCGCCTCCCTCGTCACCCACAAATGGCGCTCCCTTGAGCGCCTCACCCGCACACACCTTACTCTCCGCGGCAACATCCGCGACCTTCTCTACCACCTCCCCACTTGCTTCACCTCCGTCACCCACCTCGACCTCTCACTCCTTTCTCCTTGGGGGCTCTCCCTCGCTTCCCCTATTGCTGATGATGCGCTCATACTCAACGACGACCCTGCTTTCCTTCTTGCTCATCGCCTTCGTATCGCTTTTCCTCTTGTTTATTCTCTTACTCTCTATTCTCGCTCCCCCTCtactctctctcttctctccccTTTTTTCCCTTCTTTGTCGATTATCAAGCTTGTGCGATGGCATCAGAGGCCTAATCATACTCCTCTCGGGTCTGATTTTTTTGCTCTTTTTCAGAATTGTGGCCTTCTTAAGTCGATTGATTTATCTTGCTTTTATTACTGGACTGAGGATCTTACTCCCGCGCTTGATGCTCATCCGAACATCGGGAGgaatttgattgaattgaatcTCTTGAATTTCTCGCTGTCCGAAGGGTTTAAGTCCCAAGAGGTTATTGAGATTACTAAGGCTTGCCCTAATTTGAGGGATTTTAGGGTTGGGTGTGTTTTTGACCCTAGGTATATTGGGTTTATTGGGGACGATGCGATTTCAGCGATTCCGTTGAATTGTCCGGGGTTAAAGGTTCTTCACCTTGTTGATATTGCGCAGGGTGATCGGGATATTGATGAGGATGGTTTTAGTAGTGAGGATGCTGGGTTAAGTCTGCAGAGTCTTGTGGGGTTTTTCTCCGGGTTGAGATTGATTGAGGAATTGGTATTGGATGTTTGGCGAAATGTGAGAGGGAGTTGGGCTTGTTTGGAAGCTTTGGCTTCGAGATGCCCGAATTTGAGGTCGCTAGAGTTGGGATGTTTCCATGGAATTTGTAAGGCAATTGAGTCTCACTTGGATGGGATTGCCCTGTGTCAGGGGCTGGAGTCGTTATCGATCAAGAACTCAGCTGATTTGACGGATTTTGGATTGATTGCCATTGGGAGGGGATGCTCCAAGCTTGCTAGGTTTGAGGTGCACGGATGTAGGAGGATCACAATGAGGGGACTAAGGACGATGGTGTGCTTGCTTAGTAAGACACTAGTTGAAGTAAAGATCTCGTCTTGCAAGTATCTTGATGCCCCTGCTTCGTTAAAGACAGTGGAGCCAATAAGGGATAGGATTAAGAGCCTTCAcattgattgtgtttgggatggTGAGAAGCCTGAGTacaaagatgatgatgatgatgatgatgatgatggaatTGAGGAAGAAAGTAGGGTCAACAAGAGATGTAGGTTTTCACAAGGTAACACAAGCAATGGATATCCGTTCAAGACATGGGAACGACTTGAATTTCTGTCACTTTGTATCGGTGTTGGAGAGCTCTTGACACCATTACCTGATGCAGGGCTTGATGATTGCCCGAATTTAAGAGAGATTCATATAAAGGTTGACGGAGATTGTCGAGAAAGACTGAAACCATCACAGGGAACTTTTGGGATAAGCTCACTGTGTAGATATCCTATGTTATCTAAGATGAAGCTTGATTGTGGGGATACAATCGGCTATGCATTGACTGCCCCATCAGGGCACATGGACCTTAGCCTGTGGGAGAGATGGTTCTTGAATGGAATTAAAAGTTTGATGCTGAATGAGCTTGATTATTGGCCTCCACAAGATAGGGAAGTTAATCAAAGGAGTCTATCACTTCCTGCTGCTGGACTTCTACAACAATGCGATACATTAAGGAAACTCTTCATTCATGGAACTACTCATGAACATTTCATGATGTTTCTCTTAAGGATTCCGAACCTAAGAGATGTTCAGCTGAGAGGAGATTACTACCCTGCTCCTGAGAATGATATGAGCACCGAAATGAGGGTAGACTCATGCTGTCGATTCGAGAACAGGCTCAATGCACGTCAAATTCCTGATTGA